A single genomic interval of Pyrus communis chromosome 7, drPyrComm1.1, whole genome shotgun sequence harbors:
- the LOC137740900 gene encoding ABC transporter B family member 15-like, translating to MTLGLLGAIFDGLTSRLLAVLSSRLFNLMGRADKHGASDFDAHILHRYINKDGILAFVYLALASWVACFLEGYCWTRTGERQSARMRSRYLKAVLRQDVGYFDLHVTSTAEVITSISNDIQVIQDVLGEKVPDFLSKVSTFIAGYMVAFVLLWELAMVGLPFALLLVVPGWICGRTLTGLTRKRREENIKAGTIAEQAVSSIRTVYAFVGENKTIAQFCAALHGTTKLGLKEGLVKGLAIGSSGIAFSIWAVMSYSGSRMVIYHGALGGTVFAVGFSIVNGGLAMGAALSNLKYIAEACSAGERIMEAIKLVPNIDSDNMGGKVLENISGEVEFKGVKFAYPSRPDSIILDKFCLTIPAGKTVALVGSSGSGKSTVISLLQRLYDPLEGEVVLDGIAINELRLKWLRSQMAVVSQEPSLFSTSIKENVLFGKEEEDGGIEEVIEAAKASNAHDFICQLPQGYDTQVGERGMQLSGGQKQRIAIARAVIKKPRILLLDEATSALDLESERLVQEALHKAAVGRTTIVIAHRLSTIRNADIIAVMQTGNVIELGSHEELVQSQNSLYSSFVRLQQTIKNPEECTPSMSFHCNSTSTSLLLLADQPDSSPRVAAFDSTSSARECPNSMTNQSKHTSSFWRLLPICQPEWKQAVSGCLSAVLFGAVQPLYGFIQGATVSVFFATDYDEVKERIRTLALMFFGLSVFTMGINIVEHYNFAYVGERLTNRIKGRLLSKILTFEVGWFEEDQNSSGAICSRLAKDAEMVGSLVGDRVGFLVQTFAGVAIAWAMGLIIAWKLAIVIIAVQPIVIASFYAKRVLLKTTSTKAVEAQEESSKLAAEAVANHRTITAFSAQNKILKMLQKTRVGPRRENIKWSWYAGIGLGFAQSITLLNWGLSFLWGGMLISNGHVTSRAAFQTIVILVTTGRTIADAGSMTSDLAIGLYAIGSIFSVLDRTTKIEPQVPENSQVEKIRGMIQFCHVYFAYPTRPNVMILQDFSFKIEAEKSTALVGQSGSGKSTIIGLIERFYDPIKGVLEMDGRDLRSYNLRSLRKHIALVSQEPMLFAGTIKDNIAYGSSNNNVDEAEIVEAAKAANAHDFISGLKDGYDTLCGDKGMQLSGGQKQRIAIARAVLRNPAVLLLDEATSALDSQSEKVVQEAVERLRAGRTSVVVAHRLSTVQKCEVIVVLEKGKVVEKGSHSSLLAKGPAGAYYCLVNLATTEP from the exons ATGACTCTAGGGTTGCTCGGAGCCATTTTTGATGGATTGACCTCGCGGTTGCTTGCCGTTCTCTCTAGCAGGTTGTTTAACCTTATGGGGAGAGCGGACAAACATGGAGCCTCAGATTTCGACGCACATATTTTGCACCGTTATATCAAtaag GACGGAATACTCGCTTTCGTTTACTTAGCTTTGGCGTCGTGGGTTGCTTGTTTCTTAG AGGGTTATTGTTGGACAAGAACAGGGGAGAGACAAAGTGCAAGAATGAGAAGCAGGTATTTGAAAGCAGTGTTAAGGCAAGATGTAGGTTACTTTGATTTGCATGTAACAAGCACAGCCGAGGTCATCACAAGCATCTCAAACGACATTCAGGTCATCCAAGACGTGCTTGGTGAAAAG GTGCCAGATTTTTTAAGCAAAGTGTCAACATTCATCGCGGGTTACATGGTGGCATTTGTACTGCTGTGGGAACTGGCTATGGTGGGACTCCCTTTCGCATTGCTTCTGGTTGTCCCAGGTTGGATTTGCGGAAGAACTTTAACCGGATTaacaaggaagagaagagaagagaacaTTAAGGCCGGGACAATAGCCGAGCAGGCAGTATCTTCCATTAGAACTGTTTATGCGTTCGTTGGAGAGAACAAGACTATAGCGCAATTTTGTGCAGCTCTGCACGGGACGACAAAGCTGGGGTTAAAGGAAGGTTTGGTTAAAGGCTTGGCTATTGGCAGCTCCGGCATTGCTTTCTCCATTTGGGCTGTCATGTCCTACTCCGGTAGCAGAATGGTTATTTACCACGGTGCCTTAGGTGGGACTGTTTTCGCAGTCGGCTTCTCGATCGTCAACGGCGGATT AGCAATGGGAGCTGCACTATCCAACCTGAAGTACATTGCTGAAGCATGCTCAGCTGGTGAGAGAATAATGGAGGCCATAAAACTAGTCCCCAACATCGATTCAGACAACATGGGAGGCAAAGTTTTAGAAAATATTTCAGGAGAAGTAGAGTTTAAGGGTGTCAAATTTGCCTATCCATCAAGGCCAGATAGCATCATCCTCGACAAATTTTGCCTCACCATACCAGCAGGAAAGACTGTTGCCTTGGTAGGTTCGAGTGGCTCAGGAAAATCCACAGTGATATCTTTGCTGCAAAGATTATATGACCCACTTGAGGGAGAGGTTGTTCTGGATGGAATTGCCATTAATGAGTTGCGGCTCAAGTGGCTTAGGTCACAAATGGCAGTAGTGAGCCAAGAGCCTTCTCTTTTCTCAACCAGCATTAAGGAGAACGTACTTTttgggaaggaggaggaggatggtGGAATAGAGGAAGTGATTGAGGCTGCCAAAGCTAGCAATGCCCATGATTTCATATGTCAACTGCCTCAAGGATACGATACTCAG GTTGGTGAGAGAGGCATGCAACTCTCAGGCGGACAGAAGCAGAGAATAGCCATTGCAAGAGCAGTAATAAAGAAACCCAGAATCCTCCTTCTCGACGAAGCCACCAGCGCATTGGACTTAGAATCCGAAAGGCTCGTCCAAGAGGCCCTCCACAAGGCAGCCGTGGGCAGAACAACAATAGTCATCGCACACCGCTTGTCCACAATCCGAAACGCTGACATTATTGCAGTCATGCAAACCGGTAATGTCATAGAACTTGGCTCACACGAAGAGCTGGTTCAAAGCCAAAACAGCCTCTACTCCTCATTTGTCCGTCTCCAACAAACGATAAAAAATCCAGAAGAATGCACCCCAAGTATGTCCTTTCATTGCAACAGTACTAGTACTAGTCTTTTATTATTGGCTGATCAACCGGACTCGAGTCCCAGGGTCGCTGCATTTGATAGTACTAGTAGTGCCCGAGAATGTCCGAACAGCATGACTAACCAGTCCAAACATACTTCGTCGTTTTGGAGATTGCTGCCGATTTGTCAGCCAGAGTGGAAGCAAGCAGTTTCGGGGTGTTTGAGTGCGGTTCTGTTCGGAGCAGTCCAACCGCTGTACGGATTCATCCAAGGCGCCACGGTGTCTGTGTTTTTCGCGACGGATTATGACGAGGTTAAAGAGAGAATAAGAACCCTCGCGTTAATGTTTTTTGGACTGTCCGTTTTTACAATGGGGATTAATATCGTCGAGCATTACAATTTTGCATACGTGGGGGAGCGCTTGACTAATCGGATTAAAGGGAGGTTGCTTTCCAAGATACTCACTTTTGAAGTCGGATGGTTTGAGGAGGATCAAAATTCTAGTGGTGCCATTTGCTCTAGACTGGCCAAAGATGCTGAAATG GTGGGATCTTTAGTGGGTGACAGAGTGGGCTTTCTTGTACAAACATTCGCAGGCGTAGCCATAGCATGGGCAATGGGTCTAATAATCGCATGGAAGCTTGCAATCGTCATAATAGCCGTACAACCAATAGTGATTGCGAGCTTTTATGCAAAGCGAGTGCTACTCAAAACGACCTCCACCAAAGCCGTCGAAGCCCAAGAGGAAAGCTCCAAGCTTGCGGCCGAAGCAGTCGCCAACCACCGCACCATCACAGCCTTCTCCGCCCAAAACAAAATTCTCAAGATGTTGCAAAAGACGCGAGTGGGCCCACGTAGAGAGAACATCAAATGGTCATGGTACGCAGGCATTGGGCTAGGGTTTGCGCAGAGCATCACCCTCCTCAATTGGGGCTTGAGCTTTTTGTGGGGTGGCATGCTCATCTCTAACGGCCATGTCACATCAAGAGCAGCGTTTCAAACCATCGTCATTTTG GTAACAACTGGCCGAACTATTGCCGATGCTGGAAGTATGACGTCGGACCTTGCCATTGGTTTGTACGCAATCGGTTCGATTTTCAGTGTTCTGGACCGGACGACAAAAATTGAGCCCCAAGTTCCTGAGAACTCCCAAGTGGAAAAGATAAGGGGCATGATCCAATTTTGTCATGTTTATTTTGCATACCCAACTAGGCCGAATGTGATGATCTTGCAAGACTTCTCGTTCAAAATTGAAGCAGAAAAATCTACGGCTTTGGTGGGTCAAAGTGGATCAG GTAAATCGACCATCATTGGATTAATCGAGAGATTCTATGATCCAATCAAAGGTGTATTGGAAATGGACGGTCGAGATTTAAGGTCATACAACCTTAGATCATTGAGGAAACATATTGCATTGGTAAGCCAAGAGCCAATGTTATTTGCCGGAACCATAAAAGACAACATTGCATATGGATCGTCCAACAATAACGTCGACGAGGCGGAGATAGTGGAGGCGGCCAAAGCAGCCAACGCTCATGATTTCATCAGCGGGTTAAAGGACGGATACGACACGTTGTGCGGGGACAAAGGAATGCAGCTATCAGGGGGACAAAAGCAACGGATAGCAATAGCCCGGGCAGTACTAAGAAATCCAGCGGTGTTGCTATTGGACGAGGCCACCAGCGCGCTCGACAGCCAATCAGAGAAGGTGGTGCAGGAGGCCGTCGAGAGGCTGAGGGCGGGGAGGACTAGCGTCGTGGTGGCGCACAGATTGAGTACCGTACAGAAGTGCGAAGTCATAGTTGTGCTGGAAAAGGGGAAGGTGGTGGAGAAGGGGTCCCACTCTTCTCTGCTGGCTAAGGGGCCCGCGGGGGCTTATTATTGCTTGGTCAACCTCGCGACGACGGAACCATAG